One Natronomonas gomsonensis genomic window, GTCGGGTCTCGACGCCAATGTCGACCTCCAGTTTCACGAGGTCGTCGGCGCCCTCGATGGGTTCGACATCGAGGATTTCGGCGACGCGGATGTCGAGGTCTTTGAACCCCTCGAAGCTAATGCGCTCTTCGTTGACTGGTTCCAGTTCCATACCGGTGGTGTCGTCGTCCTCGGACTCGTCGCTTTCGGTCTCTGATTCGTCTTCGGCGGCCTCGATGCTCTCCCGTAACTGCTCGTTGAGTTCCTCGACGCGGTCGTCTTCGAGTCCCTCAAACAGTTCCTCGGGTTCGCCGAACTCGGCAGGCGGCGCCGCGAGTGCCTCGCCCAACTCGGCGTCGTGGACGCTGCCCGACTCGCCGAGTTGACCCCACAGCGCCTCGGCCTTCCCCGGCAACACCGGCTCCATGAGGACGGCGATGGCCTTCGACAACTGGACGCAATCGCGGATGACCTGCGCCGCCTGCTCGGGGTCGTCGTCGGTGAGTTTCCACGGTTCGTGCTGTTGGATGTACTCGTTGCCGAACTTCGCCAACTCGACGGGGACGCGGCCGAGTCCACGGACGCGGTAGTCGTTGATGGCCGCCCGGAAGTCGGCCATTGCCTCCTCGATGCGGTCTTCGACCTCCCCGCTGACCTCGGTGTCGGGGGTGCCGTCGTAGTTCCGCTCGGCGAACAACAGCGACCGGTAGGCGAAGTTCCCGAGGGTCCCGACGAGTTCGCTGTTGACGCGTTCTGCGAGGCCGTCCCACGAGAAGTCCACGTCGGCGACGAACTCGCTGCCCGTGATGATGTGGTACCGGTACAAATCGGGGTGCAGTCCCGCCTCGATGTAGTCGTCGGCCCACACCGCGCGGTTCCGGGAGGTCGAAAAGCCCTTGCCGTCGAGGTTGACGAACCCACAGGCCATCACGGCCCGCGGTTCGTTGTAGCCCGCGCCACGCAGCATCGCCGGCCAGAAGACGGTGTGGTGTTGGATGATGTCGTGGCCGATGATGTGGACGATTTCGCCACCGTCGGGAACGTCGTCGGTGCCGTGGTTCTTCCAGACGGCCTCCCAGTCGTACTCGTCGGCGCCGACCCGCTCTGTGTACTGCTTCGTCGAGGAGACGTATTCGATGGGCGCGTCGACCCAGACGTACAACACCAACTCTTCCTCGCCGTCCTCGCCGGGATAATCTATCCCCCACTCCATGTCCCGTGTGATACAGAGGTCCTGCAGTTCGCCCTCTATCCACTCCCGCGGCTGATTTTGGGCGTTTTCGGTGCCCTCCAGTCGGTCGAGGAAGCCCTTGAGGTACTCCTGGAAATCGGAGAGTCGGAGGAACTTGTGGGGCCGTGTGCGGTACTCGGCGGGGTTGCCCGTAATCGTCGAGACGGGGTCTTCGATTTCGCCGGGTTCGAGGTGGCGTTGACAGCCCTCGTCGCACTCGTCGCCGCGGGCGTGTTCGCCACAGTATGGGCAGGTTCCCTCGACGAAGCGGTCCGGGAGCGGTTGGTCGGCCTCGCTGTCCCAGGCCACCTCGATTTCCTTCTCGACGACGTGGTCGTCGTCTATCCACGACCGAACGAACTCCCGTGTCGTCTCCGTGTTCGTCTCGTCGTGAGTGTGGCCGTAGTTGTCGAACTCGACGTTGAACTTCGGGAACGTCGCCTCGTACTGCTCGTGGTACTCCAAGGCGAACTCTTCGGGTGAGACGCCCTCCTTTGCGGCGTTGACGGCGATGGGCGTGCCGTGCATGTCCGACCCGCAGACGAACGCCACGTCCTGTCCGACCGACTCCAGCGCCCGCGAGAGCGCGTCGCCGCTGACGTACGTCCGCAGGTGGCCGACGTGGAGGTCGCCGTTGGCGTACGGCAACCCGCAGGTGACCACCGCGGGGGTCTCGGTGGGGAACTCCTCGTGCATACAGGAGTTCCCGTCCGTCAGGGGTAAAACAGTCCCGTTATTCGGCTTCGCCGTCGGGGTCGGCGACGGCCGTCATCGAGGCGATTCCCGAGGAGACGCTCCCCACGCCGAACCACCCCTCGGGGTCCCGTCGGAGTATCGACCCCGCCGTCGTTCCGGCGTAGACCCGCCCGTCCACGGCGGTAAACGAGAGGACGAACTCGCCGGGACCGCCGGCGTACTCCACCGGCTTGAGGGTGCCGCCGTCAGCCGCCTCGAACAACGCCGCATCGGTGCCGCGGGGGCCGTCCCACGTGTTCGGTGGTCCACCAGTCGCCGCGGCGTACAGTCGCCCATCGTGGGCGAACGCCTCCCGGAAGTACCGACGGTCGAGGCCCGAATCCAGTCGCATCCACGTCCGACCCGCGTCGTCGGTGCGATAGAGGCCGTCGCCGGTCGAGGCGACCCACTGGTCGTCGACGACGAGGACGTGGTGGACATCCTCGTGGACGCCCTCACGGCGCTCGCTCCACGTCTCGCCGCCATCCTCGCTGCAGTGGATGCCGCCGACTTCGATGCCGGCGACGAGGCGGTCCTCGCCGGCGGCACGGAGCGCCCGGACATGGGCCTCGTTTCGGTGCCGCGGGGTATGCCACGATTCCCGGGAAGGGAGCGCTTGGAGCCCCTCGCATTCGGTCCACGTCTCGCCGGCGTCAGTAGAGCGATAGAGGTGGGCGGGGTGCGTTCCGACGAAGAGACGCTCGCCAACGGGGTGTTCCAGCACCGAGTACACCTCCGGCCGAGGCGTCTCGATTCGCGTCCACGACCGTCCGGCGTCGAGCGAGCGGTACAACCCGCCCCGCGTCGCGGCGTAGGTTCGGGGACCGAAACGACGAACCCGGAGCACCCGGTCGCAGTCGAGTACGCGAACCGCCTCTTCGAGGGCCTCAACCGTTCCACGGAAGACCCCCGTCCGTGTCCCGAAAAGCAGGTTCATGCGTGGCTCCTGTACGTGGAGGGTCTTGACCGTTCTCCCGCACCAAACTGTCGGACGTACCTACTCGGCCCGTCTCAGGCGAGTCGGTCGAGGTCGGCGAGGAACTCCTGTAACATCGGTCGGGTGACGTGAGGCATACAGACGACGCGGGCCTCGTCGGCTTCGGTTCGGGAGATTCGCCAGCCACGCTCCCGGAGGTCGGCGACGAGGTCGTGTGGTAGGTCCATCGCGACGATGGGCAACACGGGCGAGACGACATCGAAGCCCCGGGACCGGACTTCGGCCGCCAGCCAGTCGGCGTTCGTCTGGGACTGTCGGTACTGTCGCTCGTAGCCCTCACGCCACAACTCCTCCATGACGGCGACGGCGCTTGCGACGCCCGCACCGCTTCGGGTGCCCGTCAGCGTCACCTGCGAGGTGGATTCGAGATACGGCGTGTCGATGGCGAGTTCGTCCAACAGTTCGGGCCCGCGAGCCAACAGCCCGCCGGCTGGGACGGCCGCCTGCCCCATCTTGTGGGGGTCGATGGTCATCGTGTCGATGTCGGCGTCGGAGAAGTCCCAGGCGTGGGCGGTAAACGGCAGGACGAACCCGCCCCAGGCGGCGTCGACGTGACACAGCGCGTCAGCGTCGTTGGCCATATCGGACAGCGCCGGAATCGGGTCGACGCGGCCGTACTCTGTGGTGCCGGCGACGCCGACCACGAGGGCAGTGTCGTCGTCTATCAACTCGGCGACGCCGTCGAGGTTGGCGCGGTAGTCCTCCAGTGGCGCCGTCCGCAACTCGACGCCGAGGATGTCGGCCGCTTTCCGGAACGAGAAGTGTGCGGAGGCGGGCGCGACGAAGTTCGGGTCACGAGTGTCCGCCCGGTTGCGTGCGATGCGGACTGCCTGAATGTTGGCCTCGGTGCCGCCTGAGGCGATGTAGCCGGCGGCGTCATCCAATCCGGCGACCTGCCCCAGCAGGTCGACTGCCTCCCGCTCCATCTTGGCGACCGTCTCGTAGGTGCCGGGGTCGCCCGGATTCGTCGCGAGGAACCGCTCGGCGGCATCGCGCGCTGTCGGGTGGGGCTCGGTACACATCGACGACAGCACACGGCTGAAATCCTGCGGTTCGGCCCGCTGCATATCTACGTTCAGTCGTGCTGTGCCTTTATCGATTGTGTTGTGCTTACGTGGGCGTTTATGAGGAGCCTTCGAGGGATTCGACCCACGCCGGTCGCTCGACATCGGGGCCCTCGCTGGCGGTCAACTCGAAGGTGAACTGGTAGTCGGCGGATTCACCGTCGAGGTCGTAAGTCACGTCGACCGACAGCGAGCGAATCCGGCCGTCGCCGTCGACGACGAGTTCCGACTCGTAGTTCCGGACGTTCGTGGCGTTGGGCGGGAACGCGGCCTCGGATTCGGGCTGGTCGGTCGCCGAAAGGGTCGTCAGCGTCGTGCCGTTGGACGCCGTGGTGTCGACGACCTCGTACGGCGCCGAGAGGTGCGGTTCGAGTAGCGGCTGCCCCGCCAGCGATTCGGAGGCAGTCGGTTCACCGCGGCGATACTGTGGGTCTCGGCCGCCGGCTTCGATGCGCTGGTACTCGACCGTTTCGTTGCCCCAGACGATGAACCGGGAGTTCGCACGACCGTTGTTGACGAGTTGATACCGGTACTCCGTGACGTTGGCCTCGACAGTCGTTCGCTGACGCCGTTCGCTGGTGAACGTCTCACCGTCGACGGTTCCACTCTGGGTGAGGTTCACCTCGTGGCTGTAGCCCGACGCGGTGACCGCTTCGACGTGGGCGTCCAGAAGCATCGTCGAGTTGGTCAACTGTTCGTCCTCGACGCCCGGTGGCGCTTCCGAGGCAGAGGGGGAGGCTCCCGGAAGCGCCGAACAGCCGGCGAGCGACAGGAGGAGACACAGCGCAATCGCCGCGTAGGCCCGTTTCATGACAATCAGTCTGTACCCGCCGCGTAAAAAGTGCGTGATGACGAGACGAAAACGGGACGAAAGGAGTTCGCAGAACCGCAGGCGCGGTCAGCGAACCGAGTCCAACAGCAGTTTCTGTTCGACGCGTTTGACTTCGTGTTGGACATCGCGGACGGCGTCGATGTTCGCCGAAATCGAGGAGACGCCTTCGTTGACGAGGAACCGCGCCATCTCGGGTTTCGACCCGGCCTGTCCGCAGATGGACGTGTTGACGTCGTGTTCGCGGCAGGTCTCGATGGTGGTGCCGATGAGTTTCAACACGGCGGGATGGAGTTCGTCGAAGCGGTCGGCGACGTGTTCGTTGTTGCGGTCCACAGCAAGCGTGTACTGGGTGAGGTCGTTCGTCCCGAAGGAGGCGAAGTCGATGCCCGCCTCGGCCATCGCTTCGACGCCCAGCGCCGAGGCCGGCGTCTCTATCATCACGCCCCAGTTTCGCTTTTCGGGGTCGATGCCGGCCTCTCCCATGAGGTTCCGGGCCCGAATGACGTCCTCGGCGTCGTTGACGAGCGGGAACATGATTTCGACGTTGTCGTAGCCCATGTCGAAGAGTCGGCGGAACGCTTCGAGTTCGTGGGCGAAGACGTCGGGGCGGTCGAGACTCCGGCGGATGCCCCGATAGCCCAACATCGGGTTGTGTTCGTGGGGTTCGTCGTCGCCGCCTTCGAGTTGGCGGAACTCGTCGGTCGGGGCGTCCAGCGTCCGAACGCGGACGGGTCGGGGGTAGAACTCGTCGGCGACGCCGCGGACGCCCTCGACGATTTCCTCGACGTAGGCGTCGACGCCGTGGTCGTCGATGTAGCGTTCGGGCGTCTTGTTCGTCGAGAGAATCATGTGCTCCATGCGGAGCAGGCCGACGCCGTCGGCGCCGGTCGCGGCGGCGCGTTCGGCGGCTTCCGGAATCGAGACGTTGACCTTCACTTCCGTCGCCGTCATCGGCTTGACCGGGTTCTGGGGTCTGACATCGTCGAGGGCATCCGTCTCCTCTTCGGGTTCGGTTGCGCCCTCGGTGACGGTTCCCTTGTCGCCGTCCAACGTGACGACCTGTCCGTCGCCGAGGAGTTCGGTGGCGTCGCCGCTCCCGACGACCGCAGGTGCGCCGAGTTCGCGAGCGACGATGGCGGCGTGGCTGGTCATGCCGCCCTCGTCGGTGATGATGCCGCTTGCGCGTTTCATCGCCGGCACCATGTCGGGCGTCGTCATCTCTGTGACGATGATGTCACCCTCGCCGACCTTGTCGAGTTGGTCGAGTTTGCGAACGATGCGAACCGGGCCGGAGGCGATGCCCGGTGAGGCACCGAGGCCCTTCACGAGCACGTCGCCGCCGTTGCCGTCGGCGGCCGCACTCTCTGCGGCGCCCTCGGAGATGGTCGTGATGGGGCGGGACTGCAACATGTACACTTCGCCGTCGATAATCGCCCACTCGATGTCCTGTGGTTCGTCGTAGTGGTCTTCGGCACGTTCGCCGATGTCGACGAGTTTCTCGATTTCCGACTTATCGAGCACCTGCGCTTTGCGACGGTCGTCTTCGACGTCCTGCTCGATGGTCTTGCCGGTCTCGGGGTCTTTGACCATCTCGATTTTCTTGTCGGCGACGGTCGTCTCCAGAACCTCGCCGGTGTCGCGGTCGACGACGTAGTTGTCGGGGGAAACCGACCCCGAGACGACAGCCTCGCCGAGGCCCCACGCCGCCTCGATGATGATTTTCGGCTCGCCGGTCGAGGGGTGGGAGGTGAACAGCACGCCGGACTTCTCGGCGTCGACCATCTGCTGGACGACGACCGCGATGTCGACGACATCGTGGTCGAACCCCTGTTCGTTGCGGTAGTAAATCGCACGCTGGGTGAAAAGCGAGGCCCAACAGCGCTTCACGCGGTCGACGAGGTCCTCGCGGGTGATGTTGAGGAACGTCTCTTGTTGCCCGGCGAAGGAGGCGTCCGGGAGGTCCTCGGCGGTCGCCGACGACCGGACCGCGACGAAGGATTCGCCCTCCTCGAGGTCGTCGTAGGCCGCGAGGATGCCGTCACGGACTTCGTCGGGGAGTTTCGTCTCGAGGATGAGTTCCTTGGCTTTCGCCTCCGCTTCGGCGAGTGCGGTCGAGTCCTCGGAATCGACGTCGACGGCCTCAAACAGCTCCTCGTCGATGCCGGTCTCCTCGATGAACGTTCGGTATGTCCCTGCGGTAACTACGAAACCGGGCGGAACGGGCAGCCCCGCGGCGGTCATCTCGCCGAGCGAGGCGCCCTTGCCGCCGACCGACCCGAGGTCGTCGGACCCGATTTCGTCCAGCCAGAGTACAGCCATCTTGTATCCGAGAGAACCGCCGAGTCGCTAAAGAAGGTTCCGAAGCGAATCTCGGCGACAAGGATTGTCGGGACCGATAGCCGAGAGATGCCGGCATTCGACCGCCGAACCGCCGCAATCGGGCCGTTTCGGTCAGTCGCTCTCTTCGAGTTCGTGGTCGCCGACGACGAGGTTTGCGCCGCCGGTCCAGACGACCTGCACGCGGCGGCCAACCTCGATTCCGCCGGCGTCTTCGGGCGCCGATGCCGCGGCCGCCACCTCGCCGTCGGCGGTGTAGACGGCCGCGCTGTCGCCCTCGACGATGGTGTCGCCGTCGCCGGAGAACGCCGACCCGTCGGCGATGGCCTCGCCGTCGATGCGCAACTCGACGTTCTCGCGGGTGAGTTCGTCGGGGCCGTCGCTGGTCGCGGTCACGACCCGGCTTTCGTCCTGTGCCATCGCGAAACTCACCGTCGGCGAGTTACCGACTTCCTCGGGGTCGATGCCGTCGTCGCCGTTGCCGTCGCTTTCGTTGCCGTCGTCGCCGTTGCCGAAGGGGGCGGAACAGCCCGCGAGCGCCGTCGTCGCGACCAGTGCTGCGCCGCCGAGATACGTTCGTCTGTCGATACCGTCGTGTGGTGGTGTCTCGTCCATTGGAGGGTCGGGAGGGTCGGTTGGCGGGCGGTTCGTGCTTCGGGGACCGAAGCTATCGACACGTGCCACGGCGTCGATAAAACTCTTTTCAAGCCGTGTCGGCAGCTCTCACGCCTCGATGATGTCGTCGGCCTCGAACTCCGGTACGACGACCGACCCATCGAGTGCCGTCACCGCTCGTCCGCCGACCGAGACGGGATCGGCTCTCGCCCGCACCCGAACAGTGCCGGGTCGGTCAATGAAATGTCCCTGTTCGAAGGTCATCTCCTCGGGTAACTCGCCGTCGAAGGCGCGAACCTCACGGAGGTACGCGCCGACAGCGCCCGAGGCGGTTCCAGTGACGGGGTCTTCGTCGACGCCCGCCGCGGGCGCGAACATCCGTCCGTGGAGCGTCGAATCGGCGTCGAGAGCGTCGAACGTGAACGCGTAGACGCCGGTCACGCCCAACTCGTCGGTCAACTCGGCGACGGCACTCATATCGGGGTCGAGGTTCGAGACCCCCTCGAGGAAGTTCACGGGCACGACGAGGAACGGAAGACCCGTTGTGGCCGTCGCCAACGGTAAGTCGGCGCCGATGTCTTCGAGCGTCGCGGGGTCGGCACCGAGGGCATCGGCGACTCGCTGGTAGTCGAGGTCGACCCGTTCCACGTCGGCGGTGTCCTGTGTCATCCACACCGTTCCGTCCTCGATGTCGATGTCGAGGACGCCGACGTTCGTCTCCAGCGTGGCCTCGTCGCCGAGTTCGCCCTCCTCGGCGAGAAAGCCGTGACTCGCTATCGTCGCGTGGCCACAGAGGTCGACCTCCTGTGTCGGCGTGAAGTATCTGACCTTGCGGTCGGCATCGTCGCTCGGCAGCAGGAAGGCGGTCTCGGAGGCCCCGAGTTCGTTCGCCATCGCCTGCATCTGCTCGCCGTCGAGTCCCTCGGCATCGGGAACGACGCCGGCGGCGTTGCCCGAAAGCGGTTCGCTGGTGAAGGCGTCGACCAAGAGCGCACGTCGCGTGTCCATACACCCGCCACGGAGCGCGGGTTTGTTAAGTGAAGTGGCAGAGTGTCATCCGCACACATACCTACCAGAACGACTCGTGAACGGCGCGGCCGGCCTCGTTTGCGACGCCACCGACGACCGGGCAGTCGAGTATCTCCGAGGCGCGTGTCGCGGGTTCGCCGCCGGCGAATTCGACGACTTCGTCGGCGCCGACGCTGTAGACGACCCGGCCGAACCCGGCGTACCGCATCCCGCCGCTACACATCGGGCAGGGTTCGGTGCTCGTGTACATGACTGCCTCGGCCCGAGTGTCGGCGTCGAGTTCTCGAAGCGCCCGGTAGGCGAGGTGGAGTTCCGGGTGCCGGCGAACGTCGTCTTCGGTGAGGACGCGGTTGGACTCGCGCATGACGATGTCGTCGTCGACGACGAGCACCGAACCGAAGGGTCGGTCGCCGCGGTCGACCGCCTCGTGGGCGAGGTCGATGGCCTCGGCCATGTGGTTCTCGTGGTCGAAGCGCTCGAAGTCGGGCATGGCCGGGGTCTCGGTCGGCCGGGACATAGACGTTCGCCCCGCGGCGGACGGACAGATTAACGACACCGGCGTACCTCCCACCCGGTATGAGTGACCTCCCGGACGAGTTCAAGTGTACGATTACCAACTGGGAGTACATCTACGGGCTGTGCCGCGGTGTCTCGAATCAGGTGAAAGACGCCGAGTTCGAACCGGACGTCGTCGTCGCACTCGCGCGGGGCGGCTGGTTCGCCGGCCGCTGTATCTGTGACTTCCTCGGCATGGACGACTTGACGAGCCTGAAGATGGAACACTACGTCGGCACCGGCGAGAAGGCGGAGGAACCGACCGTTCGCTACCCGATGCCGGAGGGCAGCGTCGAGGGCAAGAACGTCCTCGTCATCGACGACATCGCCGACACCGGCGGCTCAATCGAGCGGGCCCACGAGTACGTCACCGACCGCGGTGCCTCGGAAGTCCGAACCGCGACGCTGCAGTTGCTCCAGACCAGCGAGTTCGAACCCCAGTTCGTCGGCGAGCGCCTAGAGGAGTGGACGTGGGTCGTCTATCCGTGGAACTTCATCGAGGACATGATAGACCTCATCGGCGGCGTCATGGAGAAAGCCGACGCCGACACGTTCACCCGGGGAGACATCCGACACTACCTCGCGGAGTATCACCGCGTCGAGCGCATCGGCATGGAAATCGCCCAACCGAACCGCCTCGACGAGGTTCTCGAAGAGATGGTCCGCCGGGACGCCGCCGAACGGGTCGGCGAGGACCGCTGGCGACTGGCCTGACGTGTCCGACTCGCTGGAAGCCCTCGTCGAGGCCTACGCCCTGAAAGACGAGACCCGAACCGGCTGGCAACTCCGCGGCATCGAGGCCCCCGAGTCGGTCGCGGCCCACACGTGGGGCGTCGCGCTGCTCGTCGCCCGCTTCTGTCCGCCCGAGGTGGACCGCGAGCGGGCGCTGACAATGGCCGCCGTCCACGACGTGGCCGAAGCCGAAACCGGCGACATCGCCACCCGCGCCGAGGCCGGTGCCCAATCCGTCGACGCCGAGGAGAAGGAGCGCCGTGAACGCGAGGCGATGGCCGGCCCGCTCGCGGCGCTCGGCGAGGAGATACACGAAACCTGGGAGGAGTACGAGGCCCGGGACACCGCCGAAGCCCGGTTCGTCAAGGACATGGACATCCTCGACACCTGTCTGCAGGCACTCGTTTACGAACGAAACCAGCGTTACGACCCCGACGCCGACAATCCTCACTTCGAGGAGTTCGACGACCTCGACGAGTTCTTCGCCACCGGCGAACCACGGCTGTCGACGGCTCGCGGCCGTGAACTGTTCGAGTCGGTTCGCGAGCGCTACGAGACCACAAAGCGGAACCGATGAGCGTGGATGCGCCCTCGACGAGATACCGGCACGTGAGTATCGCTCGGAGGCGTCCCCCGGTCGGAAGCCAGCGGCGGGACATACACCGAAGTACCACCCGCTCGAAACGCCGTCCATGCTCGGCATCATCGGTGGCAGCGGCATCTACGAGTCGCTCGGCTTCGAGAACACCTACGAAGAGCGCGCCAAGACGCCGTTCGGGCCACCCAGCGCGCCGCTGGAGGTGGGCGAGGTCGACGGGCAGGAGGTCGCCTTCCTCCCGCGACACGGCCGGAACCACCAGTACGACCCGACGAACGTCCCGTATCGGGCGAACATCCACGCGCTGAAGCAGGCCGGCGTCGACCACGTCGTCGCCACGAACGCCGTCGGCAGCCTCCGGGAGTCGCTTTCCCCGCGGACGCTCGTCGTCCCCGATCAACTGTTCGACCGGACCCGCGACCGACCGCGGTCGTTCTTCGGCGACGGCGTCGTCGCCCACGTCTCGATGGCCGATCCGTACTGTCCGCACCTCTCCGAAGCGCTAGTCGAGGCGTCGGACGCCACCGACGCGGAGGTCGAAGACGGCGGCACCTACGTCTGTATCGAGGGACCGCAGTTCTCCACGCGGGCCGAAAGCGAGTTCTACCGCGAACGCGGCTTCGACCTCATCGGAATGACGACCGTGCCGGAGGCCCACCTCGCACGCGAAGCCGAACTGTGTTACGCCGCCGTCACCGGCATCACCGACTACGACGTGTGGCACGACGAAGAGGAGGTCTCACTGGAGACGGTACTCGGTCACGCTGCGGCCAACGAGGAGTCGATGAGCGACCTCTTGGACGCCGTCGTCGGGGCGGTCGACAGCGACTGTGACTGCGACTGTCGGTCGGCGCTGGACGGCGCTATCAACACCCCGGCCGAGGCTATCGGCCACGAAAACCGCGAGCAACTGAAACTCCTTCTCGGCGATTATCGCTGACGGCCATCCTCACGGACGTACGTCAGCGCCGTCACGACGTCGTCGGGGTCGACCCGACCGCGAGTCTCCTCCAGTCGTTCTCTGATTCGGGTTGGTGTCATGTGTGATATTCTCTACCACATTCCAACACATAAACGTACCGGCAAACGTTGCAGGGGTTTTTCGAAAGGGGTTCGGTTGTCAGTCGTCGGCGGGAGCGGCCTCTTCGGCGGGAACGGCGGCGGGGTCCTGCACCCACAAATCGCCGAACAGTTCGTCCTGCTGGAGACGAACCTGCCCGCGGTGGGCGAGAAACAGCAATCCGAGGAACGTGTTGACCTGGGAGCCGCCGGCCTCCCGGACTTCCGCGAACAGCACCTCCTCGCGTCCCTGGTCGTAGTGGCCCTGTAGTTCGACGTACACATCGTTGATGATGTCCTCCATGTGTTCGTCGTGGGCCGTCCCGGTCACGTCGTCGGCCGTCGGTTCGTCGTCCATCCGAAGGTCGTCAGCGCCGTGGTAATCCAGCGTCTGAGTCCCGCGCGAAAAGCCCGACGGCGACTCGGAGGTGTCGTACGTTCTCGACTCCTTCCACCACGTCTCCCGTTCGTGCTCCCGGAGGTCACGCACCAACTCGTCGAGCGTTTGGGGCATCCCTCGGGCCCGCTTCCGCTCGATGCGGCGGTCCATCTCGGCTTCCAACTGCTCGAAGGGGTCGACGGCGGGTCCGCCCTCCTCCGGAGGGGCCGTCTCCCAGGGCTCTTCGTCCCACTCGTCTTCGGGTTCGTCGTCGGTCCACATCGCGTCGCTTTTCATCCGCAACAGCACCGACGCGTAGAACAGCGCCCGCCCGCCGGTTCGTAAATCCGCCTCGTCGAGGCGGTCGAGGAACTTGTCGGTCACCGTCACCACGTCGATGTCCCACGGGTCGATTTCGCCGTCGTCGGCCAACTGGACGAGCAACTCGACGGGTTCGACCTCGTCGTCGTCGGCTTCCCGCGGGTCCGAGACGTCGAACTCCGAGAGCACCGATTCGTCGTCTTCGGGTTCGTCGGTGGCTTCCGCGTCACCGTTCGCTTCGACGCCGTCTGCCTCCCGCTTTCGCTTCTCCTCGTCGTGGCCCGCGATGTTCAGCGGAATCTCCTCGGCCGCGCCGCCGTCGGTTCGCGTTTCCCGAGAATCTCTCTCTGGTCGATTCTCGCTATCTCGCGGGTCGCTTCGCTTGCGACTCCGTTCGTCGCCGCTCGATTTCTCCGAGGACTCCCTGCGGTCGTCCTCGCTAGTCATCCGCCGGCACCTCCCCCGACGACAGGTCGATACCCGTCACCGCCGAGACGTTCTCGTCTTGCATCATCACGCCGATTGCGCGCTCCGAGCGCTCCAGAAGCGCAGACCTGTGAGAGACGACGACGAACTGGGCGTCGCCCGCCAACTCCTCGACCATCTCGCCGACCATTTCGGCGTTGGCGGCATCGAGGAACGCGTCGACCTCGTCGAGCGCGTAGAACGGCGCGGGATT contains:
- a CDS encoding nucleoside deaminase codes for the protein MPDFERFDHENHMAEAIDLAHEAVDRGDRPFGSVLVVDDDIVMRESNRVLTEDDVRRHPELHLAYRALRELDADTRAEAVMYTSTEPCPMCSGGMRYAGFGRVVYSVGADEVVEFAGGEPATRASEILDCPVVGGVANEAGRAVHESFW
- the mtnP gene encoding S-methyl-5'-thioadenosine phosphorylase, producing the protein MLGIIGGSGIYESLGFENTYEERAKTPFGPPSAPLEVGEVDGQEVAFLPRHGRNHQYDPTNVPYRANIHALKQAGVDHVVATNAVGSLRESLSPRTLVVPDQLFDRTRDRPRSFFGDGVVAHVSMADPYCPHLSEALVEASDATDAEVEDGGTYVCIEGPQFSTRAESEFYRERGFDLIGMTTVPEAHLAREAELCYAAVTGITDYDVWHDEEEVSLETVLGHAAANEESMSDLLDAVVGAVDSDCDCDCRSALDGAINTPAEAIGHENREQLKLLLGDYR
- a CDS encoding PhzF family phenazine biosynthesis protein, with translation MDTRRALLVDAFTSEPLSGNAAGVVPDAEGLDGEQMQAMANELGASETAFLLPSDDADRKVRYFTPTQEVDLCGHATIASHGFLAEEGELGDEATLETNVGVLDIDIEDGTVWMTQDTADVERVDLDYQRVADALGADPATLEDIGADLPLATATTGLPFLVVPVNFLEGVSNLDPDMSAVAELTDELGVTGVYAFTFDALDADSTLHGRMFAPAAGVDEDPVTGTASGAVGAYLREVRAFDGELPEEMTFEQGHFIDRPGTVRVRARADPVSVGGRAVTALDGSVVVPEFEADDIIEA
- a CDS encoding segregation/condensation protein A is translated as MTSEDDRRESSEKSSGDERSRKRSDPRDSENRPERDSRETRTDGGAAEEIPLNIAGHDEEKRKREADGVEANGDAEATDEPEDDESVLSEFDVSDPREADDDEVEPVELLVQLADDGEIDPWDIDVVTVTDKFLDRLDEADLRTGGRALFYASVLLRMKSDAMWTDDEPEDEWDEEPWETAPPEEGGPAVDPFEQLEAEMDRRIERKRARGMPQTLDELVRDLREHERETWWKESRTYDTSESPSGFSRGTQTLDYHGADDLRMDDEPTADDVTGTAHDEHMEDIINDVYVELQGHYDQGREEVLFAEVREAGGSQVNTFLGLLFLAHRGQVRLQQDELFGDLWVQDPAAVPAEEAAPADD
- a CDS encoding phosphoribosyltransferase, encoding MSDLPDEFKCTITNWEYIYGLCRGVSNQVKDAEFEPDVVVALARGGWFAGRCICDFLGMDDLTSLKMEHYVGTGEKAEEPTVRYPMPEGSVEGKNVLVIDDIADTGGSIERAHEYVTDRGASEVRTATLQLLQTSEFEPQFVGERLEEWTWVVYPWNFIEDMIDLIGGVMEKADADTFTRGDIRHYLAEYHRVERIGMEIAQPNRLDEVLEEMVRRDAAERVGEDRWRLA
- a CDS encoding HD domain-containing protein, with the protein product MSDSLEALVEAYALKDETRTGWQLRGIEAPESVAAHTWGVALLVARFCPPEVDRERALTMAAVHDVAEAETGDIATRAEAGAQSVDAEEKERREREAMAGPLAALGEEIHETWEEYEARDTAEARFVKDMDILDTCLQALVYERNQRYDPDADNPHFEEFDDLDEFFATGEPRLSTARGRELFESVRERYETTKRNR